CAGGGCCAGGGCTCCAGAGCAGGGGAcagaaggaggcagaaaagggaagCAAGAGCTGGAGCGGCCAGCCCCGGCTGGGCCCTTTCCCAGATCCTTGGATCCTCCCTCCAGACAAGGGAATAGTCAAGATCTCAGCATAGGCGGCCATATTTGTTCTTGGTCTCATCAGTGACTTTCTGGTCTCTGAGCAGGCCCTGATATAAAGAATCACGTTTGTGTCCCTGTGCATCCCAGCtgccacacccacctcccccacGACTCCTGATCTCAGAAGCCAGTTTCTCGCTGAGGGCAGGCTCTCCACCCTTTAAGGACACATGACTTCAGGTGGCTTCCCCTGTGCCCATCGAGCCATACCAATAGCCCCTGAGGTCTGTTCCTCATAGTCGGGATGAGCTGGGGCCACAGCCAGAGAAAACAGAGTCGGGAAAAGCAGGAGTGACACGGAGAAAGGAGGCATTCCCACAGCCACAGTCAAGGCTCCTGGAAGACGAAGCAGATAGTGAAGAACTGAGGTCCAGTCGACGGCCACACGCTGCCCTGTGCTGCTGTCCTCGGGAGCCACACTGGAGCTTCATCATCACAGACCCAGGAGCCTACAGCCAAGCAAAGTTCAGAGCCATCTGgttgtctgggcctcagttcccagACCTGTGCTTTCTACAGCATAAGCCTGGATAAAATGCCATCCTGGCTCTCCATTTTCCTGGCGAGGACTGGCAACTCCTTGGTCCCTCATGGTCTTCTGCCCGGGTTCAGCTGTactgctgggggaagggagggtatTGTCGCAGCCATGCCCCTCAGGTGGGAGTGGAAGGCTGGGCGTGGAGTGGGAGGAAGCTAGTTGTTCGCTTCGCCCTCCTCCTCATCGAAGGATTGCACACCTGAGGATGTGACGTCAGACACCTTGCGGCTGAGAGCCGTGGACACCTCAGGGTCTTCTCGTGGGGAAAGTGACTCCAGGTCCCGGCATCCtgcatcctcttcctcctcagggGCCAATGGCCTCTTCTCCTCCTCAGCAGGGCCCCTTGCCAGGTCCATTCCACCCACCCCCGGAGCCCAGTCCATGTCTGACCCCAGCAAAGGGGGAGGCTCCTGAGCAGAGTATCCACAGGCAGGCTGGGAAGGCCCCATTTCATGCAAGCTAGGCTGTGAGTCATCAAATGCAGGGCCAAGATAGGATCCTGTGGCCGGAGAGGCAATGAGGGACTGGTCGCTGGCTTCCCAGGCATCCGACGACCCCAGGCAGTACATGCCCTGGGACACGTAGGAGTGAGGCCATCCATCCATGGGGGCTTGAGCAAGGGCATCTGTAAAGAGAATCAGGGAAGTCAGCAGGGCTACAGAACATCAAGGGCGGCAGCGATAGCACAGAGAACTGAGTGGGGAGGgcggcagagcagggaggagagaaggaaagccgAGATGGACCGGGAGTCTCAGAAGAACACACAGGAGTGGAGGTAGCCCAGTTAAGCTGGGGAGGCCTCTCAGGCCTCAGAGGAATCATCCCTCACCTTGACTCTCCATCAGCTCCTGGTAGTTGTCACTGTAGTTGCAGCCCAGTGGCTCCTGGGTGGAGTTGACACTCATGTCCTCCCCATCCATGGAAGACCAGGCCATGAGTGTGGCCTCGGAGATGGCAAACTGTTCCATTACACCTACGAGAAGGAACGTAGTCAGCACAAGATACCCCTGGGAACACTTGGACACATGCACGGGGTAGGGCGACATCGGGGCAgcgctgtccaatagaaataccATGCAAGCCACTggtgcaatttaaaattttctcacagCCATATTGAAGCAAATGTAAGAGAAACAGGTGaaactaatttttataatatatcttATTTAGCCCGATATAGATCTTGGATTATCTTTCAACACATAatccatataaaaattattaatgagatattttatgttattttattcatACACATCTTTGAAATCCAGTTGGTATTTTACACAGATGGTACATCTCCATTCAGAGGAACCACATTTCACGTTCAAGTTCAAGTGGCTACTGTATGGGACAGCACGGACTAACCCCCACACAAGGCAAAACTGTGTGGGACTTCCCAGAAGGTCAGGTTAAGAATTCTTAGCAGAGAGAGTTGAGGGGTCTTCTGGTGCGATATCCAAAGGGATTAAAATGAGGAATTTCCAGAAGTTTCTCTGTGGACAGTTTTAAGAATGTTAGCTAGTACTAGGTCATCAAAGACAGAGAACGCTAAATGAGAGGGCTCAATTTCAATAGAGAATCCCCAAGGGAGAACCATGGGTTTATAGGTCCACAGTGGCATCAAGAGGAAGGTTCCAGCGActgaaaggagaagggagggaggacagactAGGGAGGCTGGGTAGACCTGGGGGTCCCCATTCTAGTCAGAGCCATAGGTTGAAGCTTACATTGGCAATTGCCCTAAACTACCCCCTACCCATACacgtctcccccctccccactgataGTTCTACCTCATGCCACCAACACAGAGATACCTCCCTTCTCTTCCAGATCTATCATTCTTCCCAGGTGTCTTACTGGGATGTGCTACAGGGGCTTGGCCACCGCTGGAGGCACGCCACATGCCTGTCTCGTAGGGATTCCACTGTCCTGGACCGAAACCTCTTCTGTGTACCACCCTCTCCTCACCCAGGTCCCTTGATCTTCTAGTGGCTGTCATAAGCAATGAGCCAAGTAAGTGAATCCACTACTGCAATGTGCTGAGGGGCAAAGTCTAGAAGGGATTTCCCACcgccttttcttctttttcctcaagaGACATGAGTGGAAGGAGAGCCCTTCAGAGTTGAAGGCCCCTGCCTTTTTGTCCTATACTGATAGTGCTGCCATGTAGGAGGGAAGGCATTTGGAACAGGTGGACCCACAGTCCCATGTAATTCGCTTTAGTTTCTGAGATGATAATAAAAGTAAGTTTGAGGGCACTTACCCGAATCAATCAAAGTACTTGAAATCAGAGCTGATTGGAAATTTATGTCCTATGGTCATCATATGGATAGAGCCGATCCTGCCATCCGGGATCAGGCTGGAAGGTCAGTCTCAGGGCATCCCGAAAACGTGTCTCTTGAGGGTCC
The sequence above is a segment of the Ursus arctos isolate Adak ecotype North America unplaced genomic scaffold, UrsArc2.0 scaffold_3, whole genome shotgun sequence genome. Coding sequences within it:
- the FAM131B gene encoding protein FAM131B; its protein translation is MGCIGSRTVGNEVIAVDWKGLKDVDQIHMDSTSSLHGSGLHRPSTEQTRTDFSWDGINLSMEDTTSILPKLKRNSNAYGIGALAKSSFSGISRSMKDHVTKPTAMGQGRVAHMIEWQGWGKTPAIQPQHSHEAVRRDTDAYSDLSDGEKEARFLAGVMEQFAISEATLMAWSSMDGEDMSVNSTQEPLGCNYSDNYQELMESQDALAQAPMDGWPHSYVSQGMYCLGSSDAWEASDQSLIASPATGSYLGPAFDDSQPSLHEMGPSQPACGYSAQEPPPLLGSDMDWAPGVGGMDLARGPAEEEKRPLAPEEEEDAGCRDLESLSPREDPEVSTALSRKVSDVTSSGVQSFDEEEGEANN